From the Quercus lobata isolate SW786 chromosome 6, ValleyOak3.0 Primary Assembly, whole genome shotgun sequence genome, one window contains:
- the LOC115993999 gene encoding putative calcium-transporting ATPase 13, plasma membrane-type: MASTNILQNLEQILYLLRVPNTLREPKKRWLSAFVSIYYSRASLPKKNNAKIPPCQSFVSLDLNPNNRWETDQSSLNKIDQSSLTELVKEKNIEKLQIVGGVDGVASSLETNVECGIHGNVEDIAHRREAFGSNTYERPPTKSFFHFVVEAFKDLTILILLGCAVLSLVFGIKEKGIKEGWYDGGSIFVAIFLVIAVSTISNFRQNRQFDKLSKVSNNIQIEVVRAGRRQQISIFEIVVGDVICLKIGDQVPADGLFLDGHSLQVDESSMTGESDHVEVNCSHPFLFSGTKVVDGYARMLVTSVGMNTIWGEMMSSISRDTNEQTPLQVRLNRLTSSIGKVGLAVAFLVLVVLLVRYFTGNTEDENGNKEFNGSSTKVNDILNAVVGIVAAAVTIVVVAIPEGLPLAVTLTLAYSMKRMMADQAMVRKLSACETMGSATTICTDKTGTLTLNKMKVTKFWLGKESFVPATYSSIAPYFLKLLQEGVSLNTSGSVYKPASGSEIEFSGSPTEQAILSWAVLELSMEMEQLMQSSKILYVEAFNSQKKRSGVLMRRNADNTIHVHWKGAAEMILKMCSSYYDASGIMKDLDDGEKMKFEQIIQGMAASSLRCIAFAHKQVSEEYQEHDSEQKKIEEEGLTLLGLVGIKDPCRPGVKKAVEDCQNAGVKIKMITGDNVFTAKAIATECGILRLDQDMSGAVVEGVEFRNYTPEERMERVDKICVMARSSPFDKLLMVECLKQKGHVVAVTGDGTNDAPALKEAGVGLSMGIQGTEVAKESSDIVILDDNFASVAIVLRWGRCVYNNIQKFIQFQLTVNVAALVINFVAAISAGKVPLTAVQLLWVNLIMDTLGGLALATEKPTEELMTKQPVGRTEPLITNIMWRNLLAQALYQIIVLLTLQFKGESIFGVTEKVNDTLIFNTFVLCQVFNEFNARKLEKKNVFKGIHRNKLFLGIIAITIVLQVVMVEFLKKFADTERLNWGQWGVCIGIGIVSWPIGCIVKWIPVPHTPLLSYLRMK, translated from the coding sequence ATGGCTAGTACTAATATCCTACAAAACTTGGAGCAGATTCTGTATTTACTTCGTGTACCAAACACCCTTAGAGAACCCAAAAAGAGATGGCTGTCGGCTTTTGTTTCCATCTATTATTCTAGAGCCTCACTACCAAAGAAGAATAATGCCAAGATTCCACCCTGTCAATCTTTCGTAAGTTTGGATCTCAATCCAAACAACAGGTGGGAGACTGATCAATCAAGTCTCAACAAAATTGACCAATCAAGTCTTACTGAGCttgtaaaagagaaaaacattgaAAAGCTCCAAATTGTTGGAGGAGTTGATGGAGTGGCATCTAGTCTTGAAACAAATGTTGAATGCGGGATTCACGGCAATGTTGAAGACATTGCTCACCGACGTGAGGCTTTTGGCTCAAACACTTACGAAAGACCGCCTACAAAGAGCTTCTTCCATTTTGTAGTGGAAGCCTTCAAGGATCTTACCATTCTCATCCTTCTAGGCTGTGCTGTACTTTCTCTTGTGTTTGGCATCAAAGAGAAAGGAATAAAAGAAGGATGGTATGACGGTGGAAGCATATTTGTTGCTATATTTCTTGTCATTGCTGTTTCTACCATAAGTAACTTTAGGCAAAACAGACAATTTGACAAGTTATCCAAAGTTAGCAACAATATCCAAATTGAAGTTGTAAGAGCTGGGAGACGTCAACAGATTTCAATATTTGAAATTGTCGTTGGAGATGTCATTTGCTTAAAGATTGGAGATCAAGTTCCAGCAGATGGGCTATTCTTAGACGGACATTCATTGCAAGTGGACGAATCTAGCATGACAGGGGAAAGTGACCATGTAGAAGTAAATTGCAGTCATCCATTTCTGTTTTCTGGTACTAAGGTTGTTGATGGCTATGCTCGTATGCTAGTCACTTCGGTTGGGATGAACACGATATGGGGAGAGATGATGAGCTCAATCAGCCGCGACACCAATGAACAAACACCTTTGCAAGTTCGGCTCAACAGGCTAACTTCATCAATAGGTAAGGTTGGTTTGGCAGTTGCTTTCCTAGTTCTTGTAGTCTTGTTGGTTCGATATTTCACAGGGAATACTGAAGATGAGAATGGAAATAAAGAGTTCAATGGCAGCAGCACCAAGGTCAATGACATACTAAATGCTGTGGTGGGGATTGTTGCTGCTGCAGTTACTATAGTCGTGGTTGCAATTCCAGAAGGTTTGCCTCTGGCTGTGACACTTACACTTGCTTATTCCATGAAAAGAATGATGGCTGATCAGGCTATGGTGCGAAAGCTCTCTGCTTGTGAGACCATGGGGTCTGCCACCACCATTTGTACTGACAAAACAGGCACCCTCACTCTGAATAAAATGAAGGTGACTAAGTTTTGGCTAGGGAAAGAATCTTTTGTACCAGCTACTTACTCATCAATTGCTCCATATTTTCTCAAATTGCTACAAGAAGGAGTTTCTCTAAACACATCTGGTAGTGTTTACAAGCCTGCTTCAGGATCTGAAATTGAGTTCTCAGGTAGTCCCACTGAGCAAGCAATTCTTTCATGGGCTGTTCTGGAGCTTAGCATGGAAATGGAACAATTGATGCAAAGTAGCAAGATTCTTTATGTTGAAGCATTCAATTCTCAAAAGAAACGAAGTGGAGTCCTGATGAGGAGAAATGCAGACAACACAATCCATGTACACTGGAAAGGAGCTGCAGAGATGATATTGAAAATGTGTTCAAGTTACTATGACGCTTCTGGAATTATGAAAGATCTAGATGATGGTGAAAAGATGAAATTTGAGCAAATTATTCAAGGTATGGCTGCCAGTAGCCTCCGATGCATTGCTTTTGCACATAAGCAAGTTTCAGAAGAATATCAAGAACATGATTCCGAAcaaaaaaagatagaagaagAAGGTTTGACCCTATTAGGACTGGTGGGTATTAAGGACCCCTGTCGTCCAGGGGTAAAGAAAGCTGTGGAAGATTGCCAAAATGCGGGTGTGAAAATCAAAATGATCACCGGAGACAATGTTTTCACAGCAAAAGCTATTGCCACTGAATGTGGAATACTGAGGTTGGATCAAGACATGAGTGGAGCAGTGGTAGAAGGTGTTGAATTCAGAAACTACACACCAGAGGAGAGAATGGAGAGAGTTGATAAAATTTGTGTGATGGCAAGGTCCTCTCCCTTCGACAAGCTATTGATGGTAGAATGTTTGAAACAAAAAGGTCATGTTGTTGCAGTCACTGGGGATGGCACGAATGATGCACCAGCATTGAAAGAAGCTGGCGTAGGACTTTCAATGGGAATTCAGGGCACCGAAGTGGCTAAGGAGAGCTCAGATATTGTCATTTTGGATGATAACTTTGCCTCCGTTGCCATAGTCTTAAGGTGGGGAAGATGTGTGTACAACAACATCCAAAAGTTCATTCAGTTCCAACTCACCGTAAATGTTGCTGCTCTTGTGATAAACTTTGTGGCAGCTATCTCAGCTGGAAAAGTCCCATTAACAGCAGTTCAGTTATTATGGGTGAACCTAATTATGGACACATTGGGTGGTCTAGCTCTTGCAACAGAGAAGCCCACCGAAGAGTTGATGACAAAGCAACCAGTAGGGCGAACTGAACCACTTATTACCAACATAATGTGGAGAAATCTCTTAGCTCAAGCTTTGTATCAGATTATCGTTCTCTTGACCTTGCAATTCAAAGGTGAATCAATCTTCGGTGTGACCGAGAAGGTAAATGACACCTTGATCTTTAACACTTTTGTTCTTTGTCAAGTGTTCAATGAATTCAACGCAAGAAAGCTTGAGAAGAAGAATGTGTTTAAAGGGATACATAGGAACAAGTTGTTTCTGGGGATCATTGCCATAACCATAGTCCTTCAGGTGGTCATGGTGGAATTTTTGAAGAAGTTCGCAGATACAGAAAGGTTGAACTGGGGGCAATGGGGTGTGTGCATTGGAATTGGAATAGTATCTTGGCCAATCGGTTGTATTGTCAAGTGGATACCTGTTCCACACACACCATTGCTCAGCTACCTAAGGATGAAATAG